From a single Pseudomonadota bacterium genomic region:
- a CDS encoding OpgC domain-containing protein, translating into MAAAARLPGDVAMTGSTVKAGRDPRLDFFRGFALCIILYAHMRWSLVEAYIPAQFGFSDAAHMFVFMSGCAAAIAFGGVFRRSGMFLGTARIVYRCWQLYLAHLMVFFVVAALAALGNELFARPDYIELMYIPLFFSEPAMTLVQLFALSYVPPYLDIMPMYMVVLAMVPVAVLLARVRPWLAPAGSVLLYLLANWRQWNFLADPSDGRGWFLDPLAWQLIFFTGFTLVSGWLKPPPLRRWLFWSCVAVLVVSLLVKLEIFYEAFAPLTQLHDFVAAHTDKTFLDPFAFGHFLALAYATNYLLAPRLHWLKHPIFNPVMVCGQQALAMFLFGLVLSDLGGMAFDQLGDDWSVQISVNVIALALQLGGAYLVAWFKSTPWRRPAARVGASPAPAMARPGVPAEAGE; encoded by the coding sequence ATGGCCGCGGCGGCGCGGCTCCCGGGGGATGTGGCGATGACGGGCTCGACGGTCAAAGCCGGGCGCGATCCGCGGCTGGATTTCTTTCGCGGCTTCGCGCTCTGCATCATCCTCTACGCCCATATGCGCTGGAGCCTGGTCGAGGCGTATATACCCGCCCAGTTCGGCTTCAGCGACGCCGCTCACATGTTCGTGTTCATGTCCGGCTGTGCTGCGGCCATCGCCTTCGGCGGGGTCTTCCGGCGCTCCGGCATGTTCCTCGGCACCGCCCGCATCGTCTATCGCTGCTGGCAGCTCTACCTCGCCCATCTGATGGTCTTCTTCGTGGTGGCGGCGCTGGCCGCCCTGGGCAACGAGCTGTTCGCCCGGCCCGACTACATCGAGCTCATGTATATCCCGCTCTTCTTCAGCGAGCCGGCGATGACCTTGGTGCAGCTCTTCGCTCTGTCCTATGTGCCGCCCTATCTCGACATCATGCCGATGTACATGGTGGTGCTGGCGATGGTGCCGGTCGCGGTGCTGCTGGCGCGCGTCCGTCCCTGGCTCGCCCCCGCCGGATCGGTGCTCCTCTATCTCCTCGCCAACTGGCGCCAATGGAACTTCCTCGCCGATCCGAGCGACGGCCGCGGCTGGTTCCTCGACCCCTTGGCCTGGCAGCTCATCTTCTTCACCGGATTCACGTTGGTCTCCGGTTGGCTGAAGCCGCCGCCGCTCAGGCGCTGGCTCTTCTGGTCGTGCGTGGCCGTGCTCGTCGTCTCGCTCCTCGTCAAGCTCGAGATCTTCTACGAGGCATTCGCGCCGCTCACCCAACTGCACGACTTCGTGGCGGCGCACACCGACAAGACTTTCCTCGATCCATTCGCCTTCGGGCATTTCCTGGCTCTCGCCTATGCCACGAACTATCTGCTGGCGCCGCGCCTGCATTGGCTCAAGCATCCGATCTTCAACCCGGTCATGGTCTGCGGCCAGCAGGCGCTTGCCATGTTCCTGTTCGGGCTCGTGCTCTCCGATCTGGGCGGCATGGCGTTCGACCAGCTGGGCGATGATTGGTCGGTGCAAATCTCGGTGAACGTCATCGCTCTTGCCCTCCAGCTCGGCGGCGCCTACCTCGTGGCATGGTTCAAGTCGACCCCGTGGCGGCGCCCGGCGGCGCGGGTGGGGGCGTCGCCGGCGCCGGCGATGGCTCGGCCGGGCGTGCCGGCGGAGGCAGGCGAGTAG
- a CDS encoding DoxX family protein, with amino-acid sequence MNRLTKLVPWLLAVYIAYIFVWYLQFKFTGGEGSIWLFTVLTDWLGAHGYEKVMRIGTGTAELVASILVLIPATQIIGAALSCGIMAGAIFFHVVSPLGIDPYQDGGELFKEAVTVFLAGLVILALRREEVVRLIRRVPPLARVTGLA; translated from the coding sequence ATGAACCGTCTGACCAAGCTCGTTCCCTGGCTGCTCGCCGTCTATATCGCCTACATCTTCGTCTGGTACCTGCAATTCAAGTTCACCGGCGGCGAGGGCAGCATCTGGCTCTTTACCGTTCTGACGGACTGGCTCGGCGCCCATGGCTACGAGAAGGTCATGCGCATCGGCACCGGTACGGCCGAGCTCGTCGCCTCCATCCTCGTGCTCATCCCGGCCACGCAAATCATCGGCGCGGCGCTTTCCTGCGGGATCATGGCCGGAGCGATCTTCTTCCATGTGGTCTCGCCCCTGGGCATCGACCCGTATCAAGACGGCGGCGAGCTCTTCAAGGAGGCGGTCACCGTATTCCTTGCCGGCCTCGTCATCCTGGCACTTCGCCGCGAAGAGGTAGTCCGGCTCATCCGCCGGGTGCCGCCGCTGGCCCGGGTCACCGGCCTGGCATAG
- a CDS encoding DUF1499 domain-containing protein produces MISKTMRVALTVAWLAVAVALLAVPVAAYGQHWGIFPQIPAMFVSFRVALGAAALGVLLGVVALWLARFHGWRSRPFLTAAVSSLVSLSVLVLLVERAQQARAQPPGIHDITTDTDSPPAFEALLAERKASARNPADYNPAVAPLQRRTYPDIQPILIDRPLEAAFDQALAAARAMGWAIAAADKLSGRIEATATTTWFEFKDDVVIRVTEAAPGKSRVDVRSLSRIGGGDQGQNAARVRAYSARLRG; encoded by the coding sequence ATGATTTCGAAGACCATGCGGGTCGCGCTGACGGTTGCCTGGCTAGCGGTGGCGGTGGCGCTGCTCGCCGTTCCGGTGGCGGCCTACGGCCAGCACTGGGGAATCTTCCCGCAGATCCCGGCGATGTTCGTGAGTTTCCGCGTGGCGCTGGGTGCGGCGGCTTTGGGCGTCCTCCTCGGCGTCGTGGCGCTTTGGCTCGCTCGGTTCCATGGTTGGCGGTCGCGGCCCTTTCTCACCGCCGCGGTGTCTTCTCTGGTCTCGCTCTCAGTGCTGGTCTTGCTCGTCGAGCGGGCTCAGCAGGCGCGCGCGCAGCCCCCCGGCATCCACGACATCACCACCGACACGGACAGCCCGCCGGCTTTCGAGGCGCTCTTGGCCGAGCGAAAGGCGAGTGCCCGCAACCCGGCGGACTACAATCCCGCGGTGGCGCCGCTGCAGCGGCGCACCTATCCCGACATCCAGCCGATCCTCATCGACCGGCCGCTTGAGGCGGCCTTCGATCAGGCTCTGGCCGCGGCCCGGGCGATGGGTTGGGCGATTGCTGCTGCGGACAAGCTCAGCGGCCGTATCGAGGCGACCGCGACCACGACCTGGTTCGAGTTCAAGGACGACGTGGTGATCCGCGTCACCGAGGCGGCACCCGGTAAGAGCCGCGTGGACGTCCGCTCTCTCAGCCGCATCGGCGGCGGCGACCAGGGGCAAAACGCCGCCCGAGTCCGTGCCTATTCGGCCAGGCTCCGCGGTTAG
- a CDS encoding dicarboxylate/amino acid:cation symporter, which translates to MAERKLYQSLYAQVLTAIVIGILLGHFFPDFGTAMKPFGDGFIKLIRMLIAPIIFCTVVVGIAGMENMKAVGRTGLLAIIYFEIVTTLALLVGLVVINLAQPGAGMNIDASRLDIKSIASYTSAAKEQGVVEFLLNVVPSSVVDAFAKGDIIQVLLFSVLFGFALFAFGDRGKPVLDFIDRVSHVFFGIVRIIMYVAPLGAFGAMAFTIGRYGVGTLLSLGALMATFYATCLIFIFGVLGLIARWHGFSVWKFIKYIKEELFIVLGTSSSETVLPRMMAKLENLGCRKTVVGLVIPAGYSFNLDGTCIYLTMAAVFIAQATNTELTVWHQLTLMVVLLITSKGAAGITGSGFIVLAATLSSLSTVPVAGLTLILGIDRFMSEARALTNLIGNGIATVIVAKWTGALDEARLQQHLEHESTLEADEPERVMP; encoded by the coding sequence ATGGCCGAAAGAAAGCTTTACCAAAGCCTGTATGCCCAGGTCTTGACCGCGATCGTCATCGGCATCCTGCTCGGCCACTTCTTTCCCGATTTCGGAACGGCGATGAAACCGTTCGGCGACGGCTTCATCAAGCTCATTCGCATGCTGATCGCCCCCATCATCTTTTGCACGGTGGTGGTGGGCATCGCCGGCATGGAGAACATGAAAGCGGTCGGCCGCACCGGCCTCTTGGCGATCATCTACTTCGAGATCGTGACCACCTTGGCTCTCCTGGTCGGCCTGGTGGTGATCAACCTAGCGCAGCCCGGCGCCGGCATGAACATCGACGCCTCCCGCCTCGATATCAAGAGCATCGCCAGCTATACCAGCGCCGCCAAGGAGCAGGGCGTCGTCGAGTTCCTCTTGAACGTCGTCCCGTCGAGCGTGGTCGACGCCTTCGCCAAGGGCGACATCATTCAGGTGCTCCTGTTCTCGGTCCTGTTCGGCTTTGCCTTGTTCGCCTTCGGCGATCGCGGCAAGCCGGTGCTGGATTTCATCGATCGGGTCTCCCACGTCTTCTTCGGGATCGTGCGGATCATCATGTACGTGGCGCCCTTGGGTGCCTTCGGCGCGATGGCGTTCACCATCGGGCGATATGGCGTCGGCACCCTGCTGTCCTTGGGTGCGCTGATGGCGACGTTCTACGCCACCTGCCTCATCTTCATCTTCGGCGTGCTCGGCCTCATCGCGCGCTGGCACGGCTTCAGCGTCTGGAAGTTCATAAAATATATCAAAGAGGAGCTGTTCATCGTGCTCGGCACGTCGTCATCCGAGACGGTGCTGCCGCGGATGATGGCCAAGCTGGAGAATCTGGGCTGCCGGAAGACGGTGGTGGGATTGGTGATCCCTGCCGGTTATTCCTTCAATCTCGACGGCACGTGCATCTATCTGACCATGGCGGCGGTCTTCATTGCCCAGGCAACCAACACCGAGCTCACGGTTTGGCACCAGCTCACCCTCATGGTGGTGCTGCTGATCACCTCCAAGGGGGCGGCCGGGATCACCGGTAGCGGTTTCATCGTGCTGGCGGCCACCCTGTCGTCCTTGAGCACGGTTCCGGTCGCGGGCCTGACCTTGATCCTCGGCATCGATCGCTTCATGTCGGAAGCCCGCGCCCTCACCAACCTCATCGGCAACGGTATCGCCACCGTGATCGTGGCGAAGTGGACAGGCGCCTTGGACGAGGCGCGGCTCCAACAGCATCTCGAGCATGAGAGCACCCTCGAGGCTGACGAACCGGAACGGGTGATGCCGTAG
- a CDS encoding amidase: MSLAEYDELDGLGLAELVARRQVSPEELLEAAIERVERRNPALNAVVMTLYDHGREAIRSGLPAGPFRGVPYLLKDLNGSLGGVRTTRGSRFFADVAPPEDGVLVKRLKRAGLVIFGKTNTCEMGLSVTCEPQLYGPTRNPWDPERTPGGSSGGAAAAVAARMVPMAHGADGFGSIRVPAACCGLVGLKPTRGRNSLAPYLGEAVAGLVAEHAVTRSVRDTAALLDATAGPAPGDPYAATEPERPFLTETRLAPGRLRIAFSAGAKGGAVADADCIKALRQAAQLAADLGHDVEEVDPGFDNALAWSTFLTLVSANMLVNLWSHPTKRRFPEPGEVEAVTRATAELGEKVGAADYVRATQTAHRFGRQMAAFHARWDALLTPGLGSVPVKLGWLDMMMDDVEEYWARIRRFTPYTVWFNLTGQPAMALPMGRTASGMPLAVQISTRFGDEATLFRLAAQIEAARPWAAERPPIA, encoded by the coding sequence ATGTCTCTTGCCGAGTATGACGAGCTCGACGGGCTGGGCTTGGCCGAGCTCGTCGCCCGTCGCCAGGTCTCGCCGGAGGAGCTCCTGGAAGCGGCGATCGAGCGGGTCGAGCGGCGCAATCCCGCATTGAACGCCGTGGTCATGACGCTCTACGACCACGGCCGCGAGGCGATCCGCTCGGGTCTGCCCGCCGGCCCGTTTCGCGGCGTTCCCTATTTGCTCAAGGATCTCAACGGGTCGCTGGGAGGTGTCAGGACCACCCGCGGATCCCGGTTTTTTGCCGATGTGGCTCCCCCTGAGGATGGCGTGCTGGTTAAGCGGCTGAAGCGGGCTGGACTGGTGATCTTCGGCAAGACCAACACCTGCGAGATGGGCCTCAGCGTCACCTGCGAGCCGCAGCTCTACGGTCCGACCCGCAACCCTTGGGACCCGGAGCGCACCCCGGGCGGGTCCAGCGGCGGGGCCGCCGCCGCCGTGGCCGCCCGCATGGTGCCGATGGCGCATGGCGCCGACGGCTTCGGCTCGATCCGGGTGCCGGCCGCCTGCTGCGGTCTCGTCGGATTGAAGCCGACGCGCGGACGCAACAGCCTGGCGCCGTATCTAGGCGAGGCGGTCGCCGGCCTCGTGGCCGAGCATGCCGTCACCCGCTCGGTCAGAGACACGGCGGCCCTGCTGGATGCGACCGCCGGACCGGCGCCGGGCGATCCTTACGCGGCCACCGAGCCGGAACGGCCGTTTCTTACGGAAACGCGCTTGGCGCCCGGGCGCCTCAGGATCGCCTTCAGCGCCGGCGCCAAGGGCGGGGCGGTTGCCGATGCCGACTGCATAAAGGCGCTCAGGCAGGCAGCGCAGCTCGCAGCCGATCTCGGTCATGACGTGGAGGAGGTCGATCCCGGCTTCGACAATGCCTTGGCCTGGTCGACCTTCCTCACCCTGGTCTCGGCCAACATGCTGGTGAATCTGTGGTCGCATCCGACCAAGCGACGCTTCCCGGAGCCAGGTGAGGTCGAAGCCGTCACCCGTGCTACGGCTGAGCTCGGCGAGAAGGTCGGCGCCGCGGACTATGTGCGTGCGACCCAGACCGCGCACCGCTTCGGTCGGCAGATGGCGGCGTTTCATGCGCGCTGGGACGCGCTCTTGACGCCCGGGCTGGGCAGCGTCCCGGTCAAGCTCGGCTGGCTCGACATGATGATGGACGACGTCGAGGAGTACTGGGCACGGATCCGGCGCTTCACGCCCTATACGGTCTGGTTCAACTTGACGGGCCAGCCGGCGATGGCCTTGCCGATGGGCCGCACGGCATCGGGGATGCCGCTTGCCGTGCAAATCTCGACGCGCTTCGGCGACGAAGCGACCTTGTTCCGGCTGGCCGCCCAGATCGAAGCGGCGCGGCCCTGGGCGGCCGAGCGGCCGCCCATTGCATAG
- a CDS encoding carbohydrate ABC transporter substrate-binding protein has translation MLLERFQRFVGWVLCGAFLGFSSISAALAQDKEVTIWTMGGDQPGWVKFLEAVSANYEKSNPGGKVKVTYYEKNALGVALRTALRGGQGPDLIYTEPDQTEYAENGYLKPLDDIVNWNNIEPWARGAWSSNGHVWGAPLSAYTNEVYYNKDLMKELGVALPANGQVSQAEFIQILKKAKAAGMEPMVVGAGDRPFTGAYLSFEPMLRKLGPEDYQKLLDGKLSYADPRVVAVLKFTKEIADLGVLPKSFASLSLTDSYAYFYQRRGLMFPQGTWYSQRAFAPPDKGGQPDGFNIGIMSFPAMDGGKCNNCRTLAIGGGYSVNADTKKLPLAVAFLKEMATPDMGTLWVVNNNSVSGIKADTSKLTGKYAAYFRELEEAKKGSTYFIGIPLNFVSGGCRETFVQVINVGLPAGLVSVDETVKRMNAACYKG, from the coding sequence ATGCTTCTCGAACGCTTCCAGCGCTTCGTCGGTTGGGTGCTTTGCGGCGCTTTTCTCGGCTTCTCGAGCATCTCCGCCGCTCTCGCCCAGGACAAGGAGGTGACGATCTGGACCATGGGCGGCGACCAGCCCGGCTGGGTCAAATTCCTGGAGGCCGTCAGCGCCAACTACGAAAAGAGCAACCCCGGCGGCAAGGTGAAGGTCACCTATTACGAGAAGAACGCGCTGGGCGTGGCGCTGCGCACGGCATTGCGCGGAGGCCAGGGGCCGGACCTCATCTACACCGAGCCCGACCAGACGGAATATGCGGAGAACGGCTATCTCAAGCCGCTCGACGACATCGTCAACTGGAACAATATCGAGCCCTGGGCGCGCGGCGCCTGGTCGAGCAACGGGCATGTCTGGGGAGCGCCGCTTTCGGCCTACACCAACGAGGTCTACTATAACAAGGACCTGATGAAGGAGCTGGGCGTCGCCCTGCCGGCGAACGGGCAGGTGAGCCAGGCGGAGTTCATCCAGATCCTCAAGAAGGCGAAGGCTGCGGGCATGGAGCCGATGGTCGTCGGCGCCGGCGACCGGCCGTTCACCGGTGCCTATCTCTCCTTCGAGCCGATGCTCAGGAAGCTCGGCCCCGAGGACTATCAGAAGCTCCTCGATGGCAAGCTGTCCTATGCCGATCCGCGCGTCGTCGCGGTCTTGAAGTTCACCAAGGAGATCGCCGATCTGGGCGTGCTCCCGAAGTCCTTCGCCAGCCTGTCCTTGACCGACTCCTACGCCTATTTCTATCAGCGCCGCGGCCTCATGTTCCCGCAAGGCACCTGGTACTCCCAGCGCGCCTTCGCGCCGCCCGACAAGGGCGGCCAGCCCGATGGGTTCAATATCGGCATCATGAGCTTTCCGGCGATGGACGGCGGCAAGTGCAACAACTGCCGGACGCTCGCCATCGGCGGCGGCTATTCGGTCAACGCCGACACCAAGAAGCTGCCGCTCGCGGTCGCGTTCCTGAAGGAGATGGCGACACCCGACATGGGCACGCTGTGGGTGGTCAACAATAACAGCGTGAGCGGCATCAAGGCCGACACCAGCAAGCTCACCGGCAAATACGCCGCCTATTTCCGGGAGCTGGAGGAGGCGAAGAAGGGCTCCACCTACTTCATCGGCATTCCCCTCAACTTCGTCAGCGGCGGATGCCGCGAGACCTTCGTGCAAGTCATCAATGTCGGGCTTCCTGCGGGCCTCGTCAGCGTGGACGAGACCGTGAAGCGGATGAATGCGGCCTGCTACAAAGGCTAG
- a CDS encoding sugar ABC transporter permease produces MRWRRSASAAPWGTIACFLAPALTIYVALTIYPILRTIYNSFLQIRPRGREAFVGWENYAVLFADPTFWRSAAHTVLWAIVAPVVDVAVGLLLALCLYAAIPFSRFFRVAWFAPVLISYVVVAIMWSWIYNFDWGLVNLGLAAFGLEDWRRTWLGDPNFALAALIVVDVWKWTGFNMIVCLAALHALPREVMEAAELDNCGWMAKLYYVAVPMIGSTLIGLLVLGFIGKMKVFDLVWIMTRGGPLWSTETVSTYVYKRAFDWNTFDLGYPSAIATVWFAVILACVIAATAYGRRRPQLEY; encoded by the coding sequence ATGCGGTGGCGTCGCTCCGCTTCTGCCGCTCCCTGGGGGACGATCGCCTGCTTTCTGGCGCCGGCGCTGACCATCTATGTCGCGCTCACGATCTATCCGATCCTCCGCACGATCTATAACAGCTTCCTGCAGATCCGGCCGCGCGGGCGCGAGGCCTTTGTCGGCTGGGAGAACTATGCCGTCCTCTTCGCCGACCCGACCTTCTGGCGCAGCGCCGCGCACACCGTGCTTTGGGCGATCGTGGCGCCGGTCGTCGATGTCGCGGTGGGGCTGTTGTTGGCACTTTGTCTCTACGCCGCGATCCCCTTCAGCCGTTTCTTCCGGGTTGCTTGGTTCGCCCCGGTGCTGATCTCCTACGTCGTCGTCGCGATCATGTGGAGCTGGATCTACAACTTCGATTGGGGCCTGGTGAATTTGGGCTTGGCGGCATTCGGCCTCGAGGATTGGCGGCGGACCTGGCTGGGTGATCCCAATTTCGCGTTGGCGGCGCTCATCGTCGTCGACGTTTGGAAGTGGACCGGCTTCAACATGATCGTCTGCCTGGCCGCCTTGCATGCGCTGCCCAGGGAGGTGATGGAAGCCGCCGAGCTCGACAATTGCGGTTGGATGGCGAAGCTGTACTACGTCGCGGTGCCGATGATCGGATCGACGCTCATCGGCCTCCTGGTCCTGGGCTTCATCGGCAAGATGAAGGTCTTCGACCTCGTCTGGATCATGACGAGAGGCGGACCGCTGTGGTCGACGGAGACCGTGTCGACCTACGTCTACAAGCGTGCCTTCGACTGGAACACCTTCGACCTCGGCTATCCCTCGGCGATCGCCACCGTCTGGTTCGCCGTCATCCTCGCCTGCGTCATCGCCGCGACCGCCTATGGGCGCCGGCGCCCGCAGCTCGAATACTGA
- a CDS encoding carbohydrate ABC transporter permease, with protein MPAPGIAGRGALTVALSFYTVYAVGPMIWLAMMSLRTTQEINLDHYGLPQVLHWWKFQAAWVNSNYGTYFWNSVWVVVASVTAVTLIGAMAAYCLARYRFPGNRAVLLAIFSSIILPPQITIISLFQVMVEYRLFNTLTGLILVYIGTQLPLTVYLLESFFSRIPQDLFDAAKIDGCSDLEMFRRIGVPIGAPAIVTTVILNFILLWNEFLYAVVLITDDGNRTLPLGIQKFIGDQFSDIGMVATGAMISIVPVILLYFVFSERIIQGMTAGAIK; from the coding sequence ATGCCGGCACCTGGCATCGCCGGGCGTGGGGCGCTTACTGTCGCTCTCAGCTTCTATACCGTCTATGCCGTCGGGCCGATGATTTGGTTGGCGATGATGTCGCTGAGGACGACGCAGGAGATCAACCTCGATCACTACGGCCTGCCGCAAGTGCTGCATTGGTGGAAGTTCCAGGCGGCGTGGGTCAATTCCAACTACGGCACCTATTTCTGGAACAGCGTCTGGGTGGTCGTCGCCTCGGTGACGGCAGTCACCCTCATCGGCGCCATGGCGGCGTATTGCCTGGCACGCTACCGGTTTCCAGGGAACCGGGCCGTCCTTCTGGCGATCTTCAGCAGCATTATCCTGCCGCCGCAGATCACCATCATTTCGCTGTTCCAGGTCATGGTTGAGTACCGGCTGTTCAACACTCTCACCGGACTGATCCTCGTCTATATCGGAACCCAACTGCCGCTGACGGTCTACCTGCTGGAGAGCTTCTTCAGCCGAATCCCCCAGGACCTGTTCGACGCGGCGAAGATCGATGGCTGTTCCGATCTCGAGATGTTCCGGCGCATCGGCGTTCCGATCGGCGCGCCTGCGATCGTGACGACGGTCATTCTGAATTTCATTCTGCTATGGAACGAGTTCCTCTACGCGGTCGTGCTGATCACCGATGACGGCAACCGCACGCTGCCGCTCGGCATCCAGAAATTCATCGGCGACCAGTTCTCCGACATCGGCATGGTGGCCACCGGCGCGATGATCTCCATCGTGCCGGTCATTCTCCTCTACTTCGTGTTCTCGGAGAGGATCATCCAGGGCATGACCGCAGGGGCGATCAAGTAG
- a CDS encoding response regulator, whose amino-acid sequence MFLSAPALGMGWTMAVVLLIEDDPRYRMMMRSMLEVEGHIVRSTTNGEEGIESFGQNRPDVVITDMIMPRRDGIETIGLLRQLDSSVPIVAVSGASEDVLMVARTIGAVATLAKPFSAPALLKAVADAVGTPSIQ is encoded by the coding sequence ATGTTCCTCTCCGCACCGGCCCTGGGCATGGGCTGGACGATGGCTGTTGTGCTGCTGATCGAGGACGATCCGCGCTATCGCATGATGATGCGGAGCATGCTCGAGGTCGAAGGCCACATCGTGCGCAGCACGACCAATGGCGAAGAGGGCATCGAGAGCTTCGGCCAAAACCGTCCCGATGTCGTCATCACCGACATGATCATGCCCCGGCGTGACGGCATCGAAACCATCGGCCTGCTGCGACAGCTGGATTCCTCCGTGCCCATCGTCGCGGTATCGGGCGCCAGCGAGGACGTATTGATGGTGGCGCGCACCATCGGCGCGGTCGCGACCTTGGCGAAGCCGTTCAGCGCGCCGGCCCTCTTGAAGGCGGTCGCAGACGCGGTCGGCACACCGTCAATTCAATAG
- the ugpC gene encoding sn-glycerol-3-phosphate ABC transporter ATP-binding protein UgpC: MASLVLRQVSKAFGPHEVIHGVDLEVANGELVVFVGPSGCGKSTLLRIIAGLTDATSGDVLLDGTRVNATSAADRGLAMVFQSYALYPHMSVKQNLSFGLENLKVPKTERERRIAEAAHLLQIDSLLGRTPRQLSGGQRQRVAIGRAIVREPRIFLFDEPLSNLDAELRVQMRVEIAGLHARLNATMIYVTHDQVEAMTLASKIVVLRAGRVEQVGAPLELYNRPANKFVAGFIGSPRMNLLEGHATALSEAGVTVAVPGLAPMFLPFMAAGLAPGEPLVLGIRPEHVAEIQDGDGACTPVVDLSEQLGGQSHVHVTLPAGQKLTLHRQGQTELRRGERLAIAFPPGLCHLFRRSDERALMRCP; the protein is encoded by the coding sequence ATGGCGAGTCTGGTCTTGCGGCAGGTTTCCAAGGCGTTTGGACCGCATGAGGTGATCCACGGCGTCGATCTCGAGGTCGCCAACGGCGAGCTCGTGGTATTCGTCGGGCCATCCGGCTGCGGCAAGTCGACGTTGCTGCGCATCATCGCCGGGCTTACCGATGCCACATCGGGCGACGTCCTGCTCGACGGCACCCGCGTCAATGCCACCTCCGCGGCCGATCGCGGCTTGGCGATGGTGTTCCAGTCCTATGCGCTCTATCCGCACATGTCGGTGAAGCAGAACCTCTCCTTCGGCCTGGAGAATCTGAAGGTGCCGAAGACGGAGCGGGAGCGGCGCATCGCCGAGGCGGCGCACCTGCTGCAGATCGATTCGCTGCTGGGCCGCACGCCCAGACAGCTTTCCGGCGGCCAGCGCCAGCGCGTCGCCATCGGCCGCGCCATCGTACGCGAGCCGCGCATCTTTCTCTTCGACGAGCCGCTCTCCAATCTCGACGCCGAGCTCAGGGTGCAGATGCGCGTCGAGATCGCCGGTCTGCATGCGCGCCTGAATGCAACGATGATCTATGTGACCCACGATCAGGTGGAGGCGATGACGCTCGCCAGCAAGATCGTCGTGCTGCGCGCGGGGCGCGTCGAGCAGGTTGGCGCGCCGCTCGAGCTCTACAATCGCCCCGCCAACAAATTCGTCGCCGGCTTCATCGGCTCGCCGCGCATGAACCTCTTGGAGGGGCACGCGACCGCGCTATCGGAAGCCGGGGTGACCGTCGCCGTGCCCGGCTTGGCGCCGATGTTCCTGCCCTTCATGGCGGCAGGGCTTGCGCCAGGCGAGCCGCTCGTTCTCGGCATCAGGCCGGAGCATGTCGCCGAGATACAGGACGGCGACGGCGCCTGTACGCCGGTGGTCGATCTCTCCGAGCAGCTCGGCGGCCAGAGCCATGTCCACGTGACGCTGCCGGCCGGACAAAAGCTGACGCTGCATCGCCAAGGGCAGACCGAGCTGCGTCGCGGCGAGCGGCTCGCCATCGCGTTTCCGCCGGGGCTCTGTCATTTGTTTCGAAGGAGCGACGAACGCGCTCTGATGCGGTGCCCGTGA